In the genome of Helicobacter sp. 11S03491-1, one region contains:
- the rpmF gene encoding 50S ribosomal protein L32, with translation MAVPDRRVSKTRAAKRRTHYKVTLARPVRDKDGSWKMPHHINKFTGSYK, from the coding sequence ATGGCAGTTCCGGATAGACGAGTGAGTAAAACAAGAGCGGCAAAAAGAAGGACGCATTATAAAGTAACATTGGCACGCCCTGTTCGAGATAAAGATGGAAGTTGGAAAATGCCTCATCACATCAACAAATTTACAGGTTCTTATAAATAA
- the metK gene encoding methionine adenosyltransferase — translation MKNEFLFTSESVTEGHPDKMADQISDAVLDYIIGRDKNARVACETLVSNGFCVIAGELKTSVYAPMQEIAREVIKSIGYTDALYGFDYRSAAVLNGIGEQSPDINQGVDRADGEIGAGDQGLMFGYACKETSTLMPLPIWLAHQLTEGLAQRRKDGTLPFLRPDGKSQVTVKYVDGKPVCIDTIVISTQHSPEVEQKHLREAVIEEIVHKILPKEYLNDNIKYHVNPTGKFVIGGPQGDAGLTGRKIIVDTYGGSCPHGGGAFSGKDPSKVDRSAAYAARYVAKNLVSAGVCQRATVQLAYAIGVVEPVSIYVDAHGSSKFEDSQIEACVRKVFRLTPRGIIESLDLLRPIYRKTSAYGHFGRELPEFSWEKTDKISEIKEFFGIR, via the coding sequence ATGAAAAATGAGTTTCTTTTTACCTCCGAATCTGTAACAGAAGGTCATCCGGATAAAATGGCTGATCAAATCAGCGATGCAGTTTTAGACTATATTATAGGAAGAGATAAAAATGCCAGAGTTGCTTGTGAAACTCTTGTTTCAAATGGGTTTTGCGTCATTGCAGGAGAGTTGAAGACATCTGTATATGCTCCTATGCAAGAAATTGCAAGGGAAGTGATCAAAAGTATTGGCTATACAGATGCTTTGTATGGTTTTGATTATCGCAGTGCGGCTGTTTTGAATGGGATTGGAGAACAAAGTCCGGATATTAATCAGGGCGTTGATCGTGCTGATGGTGAGATAGGTGCAGGAGATCAGGGTCTGATGTTTGGCTATGCTTGTAAAGAGACTTCTACTTTGATGCCTTTGCCCATTTGGTTAGCCCACCAATTAACAGAAGGACTTGCCCAAAGAAGAAAAGATGGCACACTTCCGTTTTTACGTCCTGATGGTAAGTCTCAAGTAACTGTAAAATATGTTGATGGCAAACCTGTTTGTATCGATACGATAGTGATTTCTACCCAACATTCTCCGGAAGTGGAACAAAAGCATTTAAGAGAAGCGGTGATAGAAGAAATTGTGCATAAAATTCTACCTAAAGAATACCTCAATGATAACATCAAATATCATGTTAATCCTACAGGGAAATTTGTGATTGGTGGTCCACAAGGCGATGCAGGTTTGACAGGACGAAAGATTATTGTAGATACTTATGGGGGAAGTTGCCCACATGGTGGAGGTGCTTTTAGCGGAAAAGATCCCAGTAAGGTCGATAGAAGCGCAGCTTATGCGGCTAGATATGTTGCTAAGAACTTGGTTAGCGCAGGGGTATGCCAGAGAGCTACAGTCCAGTTAGCCTATGCTATTGGTGTAGTAGAGCCTGTTTCTATCTATGTTGATGCGCATGGAAGTTCAAAATTTGAAGATTCGCAGATTGAAGCTTGTGTCCGAAAAGTATTCCGATTGACTCCTAGGGGGATTATAGAAAGTTTGGATTTATTGCGTCCTATTTATAGAAAAACATCTGCTTATGGTCATTTTGGAAGAGAGTTGCCTGAATTTAGTTGGGAAAAAACAGACAAAATAAGTGAAATAAAAGAGTTTTTTGGCATCCGTTAA
- a CDS encoding peroxiredoxin produces the protein MLVTKKAPDFKAAAVLGNNQIVENFELSKNLGKNGAIIFFWPKDFTFVCPSEIIAFDHRVKDFQAKGFNVIGVSTDTEVVHFAWKNTPVNQGGIGNVTFPMVADITKQISRDYDVLFEGAVALRGSFLIDKNQIVRHAVINDLPLGRNIDEMIRMVDALLFFEENGEVCPAGWRKGDKGMKATHDGVAQYLAQNADKL, from the coding sequence ATGTTAGTAACAAAAAAAGCCCCTGATTTCAAAGCAGCCGCAGTATTAGGCAATAATCAAATTGTAGAAAATTTTGAACTTTCAAAAAATTTAGGCAAAAATGGCGCTATTATATTTTTCTGGCCAAAAGATTTTACATTTGTATGTCCCTCTGAAATCATTGCTTTTGATCACCGTGTCAAAGATTTTCAAGCAAAAGGTTTTAATGTAATTGGTGTATCTACAGATACGGAAGTCGTGCATTTTGCTTGGAAAAATACTCCTGTAAATCAAGGCGGTATTGGAAATGTAACTTTTCCAATGGTAGCAGATATTACAAAACAAATTTCCAGAGATTATGATGTGCTTTTTGAAGGAGCAGTAGCCCTAAGAGGTTCTTTTCTGATTGACAAAAACCAAATTGTTCGTCATGCTGTTATTAATGATCTTCCATTAGGAAGAAATATTGATGAAATGATCCGTATGGTTGATGCTCTCTTGTTTTTTGAAGAAAATGGCGAAGTGTGCCCTGCAGGATGGAGAAAAGGCGATAAAGGTATGAAAGCTACTCACGATGGTGTAGCACAATATCTGGCCCAAAATGCAGATAAACTTTAA
- the plsX gene encoding phosphate acyltransferase PlsX — translation MLKIVIDAMGADNGVSPIVDGVRKALDNKNFQAILVGNEELIKPLISKDIASKVQIVHCLDYIKMEESASVAAKRKDSSIYQGMELVRNSQADAIVSAGHSGATMSLATLRVGRIEGVSRPAICTLMPTIASHPSMILDAGANTDCKPEYLVDFAIMGYEYAKSVMGYPSPRIGLLANGEEDSKGNDLTKEAFKSLKSYEFFKGNVESNDIFNGSIDVVVCDGFSGNIVLKASEGVAIAINSILKKEIKSSMLRILGGLLLKGAFYNLKKKMDYAEYGGAPLLGVNKTVIISHGKSNDRAIECAIYQAIKAIEADVCEKITQAFSHKGK, via the coding sequence ATGTTAAAAATAGTGATTGATGCTATGGGTGCAGATAATGGTGTTTCGCCTATTGTTGATGGAGTAAGAAAAGCTTTAGATAATAAGAATTTTCAAGCTATACTTGTTGGGAATGAGGAACTCATAAAGCCGCTTATTTCAAAAGATATAGCAAGTAAAGTTCAGATTGTTCATTGTTTGGATTATATCAAAATGGAAGAATCTGCGTCGGTGGCAGCAAAGAGAAAAGATTCCTCAATATACCAAGGGATGGAGCTTGTTAGGAATTCTCAAGCAGATGCTATTGTTTCAGCAGGTCATAGTGGGGCTACTATGAGTCTAGCGACCTTGAGGGTTGGGAGGATTGAGGGTGTTTCACGACCGGCTATTTGCACATTAATGCCCACAATTGCTTCACATCCCAGCATGATTTTAGACGCAGGAGCAAACACTGATTGCAAACCTGAATATTTGGTAGATTTTGCAATTATGGGTTATGAGTATGCTAAAAGTGTGATGGGCTATCCATCTCCTCGCATAGGTCTTTTGGCAAATGGGGAAGAAGATTCTAAGGGGAATGACTTGACCAAAGAAGCCTTTAAAAGTTTAAAATCTTATGAATTTTTTAAGGGTAATGTCGAGAGTAATGATATTTTTAATGGCAGTATTGACGTGGTTGTTTGTGATGGTTTTAGTGGAAATATTGTTTTAAAAGCAAGTGAAGGAGTAGCTATTGCAATCAATTCAATTCTTAAAAAAGAAATTAAGTCTTCTATGTTGAGAATTTTGGGTGGTTTGTTGTTGAAGGGGGCATTTTATAATCTCAAAAAGAAAATGGATTATGCTGAATACGGAGGTGCTCCGTTGCTGGGAGTTAATAAAACTGTGATTATTAGTCATGGCAAAAGTAATGACAGGGCTATAGAGTGTGCTATTTATCAGGCTATTAAAGCTATAGAGGCAGATGTTTGTGAAAAAATAACTCAAGCCTTTAGCCATAAGGGAAAGTGA
- the ndk gene encoding nucleoside-diphosphate kinase — translation MQQTLSIIKPDGVKKGVIGKIIDRFESNGLRVAAIKKVQLSSFDAQAFYGVHQQRSFFNDLVKFMTSGPVVVIVLEGENAVLKNRELMGSTNPKEAKTGTIRADFAESIDANAVHGSDCLENAKMEIEFFFSKREIC, via the coding sequence ATGCAACAGACGCTTTCAATTATTAAACCTGATGGGGTTAAAAAGGGAGTTATAGGCAAGATCATTGATCGTTTTGAGAGCAATGGTTTAAGGGTTGCTGCAATTAAAAAAGTTCAACTTTCAAGTTTTGATGCGCAAGCTTTTTATGGCGTGCACCAACAGAGATCTTTTTTTAATGATTTGGTGAAGTTTATGACAAGTGGTCCTGTTGTTGTAATAGTGCTTGAAGGTGAAAATGCAGTCCTGAAAAATCGAGAATTAATGGGATCTACTAATCCAAAAGAGGCAAAGACAGGGACTATTCGAGCAGATTTTGCAGAAAGTATTGACGCAAATGCTGTTCATGGTAGTGATTGCTTAGAAAATGCAAAAATGGAAATCGAATTTTTCTTTTCAAAAAGGGAAATTTGTTAG
- a CDS encoding beta-ketoacyl-ACP synthase III has protein sequence MERYASLKSIASYVPKRCVKNADFEKILDTSDTWIQKRTGILERYFASDDQNSSDLGAEAGRIALERSGLQTKDIDLVMVATLSPDYLGMPSTACLISAKLGIRDRPAFDITTACTGFIYLLSLAKAFILSGTYEHILIIGAEKVSSVLDFEDRSTCVLFGDGAGAAVVSASCDKKNSIVDVHISSDGTYCDLLSTPRVVRQSHFLKQSSLSPYLQMKGNETFKLGVKTLANDVEKIMKKNNVSSEDIDFFIPHQANLRIISAVGEQLNFSSEQVVITVQKYGNTSAASIPMAMNDIYESGKLKNGDLMLLDAFGGGVTWGSALLYFGG, from the coding sequence ATGGAAAGATATGCTTCTTTAAAGTCAATTGCTTCTTATGTTCCCAAAAGATGTGTTAAAAATGCAGATTTTGAAAAGATTTTAGATACAAGTGATACATGGATACAAAAGCGCACGGGGATTTTGGAGCGTTATTTTGCTTCTGATGATCAAAATAGTAGCGATTTGGGTGCAGAGGCAGGTAGGATAGCTTTGGAGCGTTCGGGGTTGCAAACTAAAGATATTGATTTGGTAATGGTAGCAACCTTAAGCCCGGATTATTTAGGCATGCCTTCTACTGCTTGTTTAATCAGTGCGAAATTGGGTATTAGAGATAGACCGGCTTTTGATATTACCACAGCTTGCACAGGTTTTATTTATTTGCTTTCATTGGCAAAAGCGTTTATCCTGTCAGGGACTTATGAGCATATTCTTATTATTGGAGCAGAAAAAGTGAGCAGTGTGCTTGATTTTGAGGATAGAAGCACTTGTGTATTGTTTGGTGATGGGGCAGGAGCAGCTGTTGTGAGCGCTAGTTGTGATAAGAAAAATTCTATTGTAGATGTTCATATTTCTTCAGATGGGACTTATTGTGATTTGTTATCTACGCCGCGAGTTGTTAGGCAAAGTCATTTTTTAAAACAAAGTTCTCTGAGCCCATATTTACAAATGAAGGGAAATGAAACATTTAAATTAGGGGTGAAGACATTAGCAAATGATGTTGAAAAGATTATGAAAAAAAACAATGTTTCCTCTGAAGATATTGATTTTTTTATTCCTCATCAAGCCAATCTTAGAATAATTTCCGCAGTAGGCGAACAACTTAATTTTTCTTCAGAGCAAGTAGTCATCACTGTTCAAAAATATGGAAATACTTCTGCGGCAAGTATCCCTATGGCAATGAATGATATTTATGAAAGTGGGAAACTTAAAAATGGTGATCTGATGCTTTTAGATGCTTTTGGAGGAGGAGTTACTTGGGGTTCAGCATTGCTATATTTTGGGGGGTAA
- the pyrC gene encoding dihydroorotase translates to MQEITLHNPLDMHLHLREGEMLKNIIDFTTSQFCGAVVMPNLTTPITTTKLALQYKQEILQNSKDKNFMPFIALYITDTLDEEELVLARNNGLKILKLYPKGATTNSQNGLDEILTPRTLKIFEIAQKLGFILSIHGESNGFCLDREYEFGKIFAKIAQTFPKLKIIIEHMSDYRSIDLLETYENIYATLTLHHITMTLDDILGAGLRPHHFCKPILKTPKDRDMLLNLALQAHPKVSFGSDSAPHLEKNKLKDNAPGGIFSAPMILCALADLFEKHGKLENLQAFVSDNAKQIYNITNLKSKEIKLQRKHAWIPTQIKLIQNNLIPLNNGTMVEWSPI, encoded by the coding sequence ATGCAAGAAATTACCCTACACAACCCCCTTGATATGCATTTACACTTAAGAGAAGGTGAAATGCTTAAAAATATCATTGATTTTACTACTTCTCAATTTTGTGGGGCTGTAGTAATGCCAAACCTTACAACACCCATTACCACCACTAAACTTGCTCTACAATACAAACAAGAAATACTCCAAAATTCAAAAGATAAAAATTTCATGCCATTCATAGCATTGTATATTACTGATACCCTGGATGAAGAAGAGCTTGTATTAGCTAGAAATAATGGTCTAAAGATATTGAAACTTTATCCCAAAGGCGCAACAACTAATAGCCAAAATGGATTAGATGAAATCCTCACCCCACGCACCTTAAAAATATTTGAGATAGCTCAAAAATTAGGTTTTATCCTCTCAATACATGGCGAAAGTAATGGTTTTTGTCTTGATAGGGAATATGAATTTGGTAAAATTTTTGCTAAAATTGCGCAAACTTTTCCAAAACTTAAAATTATTATTGAGCATATGAGTGATTACCGAAGCATCGATCTTTTAGAAACCTATGAAAATATTTATGCCACCCTCACATTACACCATATTACTATGACTCTTGATGATATTTTAGGGGCGGGGCTTAGACCTCATCATTTCTGCAAACCCATTCTCAAAACTCCAAAAGATAGAGATATGCTTTTAAATCTTGCACTACAAGCCCATCCAAAAGTAAGCTTTGGTTCTGATAGCGCCCCTCATTTAGAAAAAAACAAACTCAAAGACAACGCTCCCGGAGGGATTTTTTCTGCACCTATGATTTTATGCGCATTGGCAGATTTATTTGAAAAACATGGCAAACTTGAAAATCTTCAAGCTTTTGTCAGCGACAATGCAAAACAAATTTATAATATCACAAATTTAAAATCCAAAGAAATTAAACTCCAAAGAAAGCATGCTTGGATCCCTACTCAAATCAAACTCATACAAAATAATCTCATCCCTCTAAACAATGGGACTATGGTTGAATGGAGTCCGATTTGA
- a CDS encoding sialidase family protein, producing MIKKIYFILIVVFLGGVFLYLQSQKQHNEINFQIALTPTPYTKPYFTKTDIPMPPNVPFAHAATLTYLENGNLLSAFFAGSREGSKDVKIYGSIYNAKKHLWSKPFVLLSREELSKKSKQYIKKLGNPVLYKNKNRIYLFVVGTSIGGWATSKIYQLYVDNFLSHKKFIYQQTLRLSPFLNISNLVRTIPVQTSDGGFYLPIYHELADKYALILKFNSMGHLDSIIKPNHLHRQLQPSLIPTSNTNCLVIFRNHHAYDDTMFSQICTHGGKKYLSPQETNIKNYNNSANLINFNKDIYLIHNTLDKNPKLQRGTLTLSKMISATNFEKIMDLDYTTTSNGEVSYPTTITDGDNIDIVYTHDRKNIRHIRFNRSYLRTKK from the coding sequence TTGATAAAAAAAATTTATTTTATTCTGATAGTTGTTTTTTTGGGCGGGGTGTTTTTGTATCTCCAATCCCAAAAACAACACAATGAAATAAATTTTCAAATAGCACTCACTCCCACTCCTTATACAAAGCCCTATTTTACAAAAACAGATATTCCTATGCCTCCCAATGTCCCTTTTGCCCATGCGGCAACACTTACTTATCTTGAAAATGGAAATTTACTCAGCGCCTTTTTTGCAGGGAGCCGAGAAGGCAGTAAAGATGTTAAAATCTATGGAAGTATTTATAATGCCAAAAAACATTTGTGGAGCAAACCTTTTGTTCTGCTCTCCAGAGAAGAGTTGAGTAAAAAATCAAAGCAATATATTAAAAAACTTGGAAATCCTGTTCTTTATAAAAATAAAAATAGAATCTATTTATTTGTTGTAGGGACAAGCATTGGAGGGTGGGCGACAAGTAAAATTTATCAACTCTACGTAGATAACTTTTTGTCTCATAAAAAGTTTATCTACCAACAAACCCTTCGCCTAAGCCCTTTTTTAAATATTAGCAATCTTGTCCGCACCATACCTGTTCAAACAAGTGATGGAGGATTTTATTTGCCTATTTACCATGAGCTTGCAGATAAATACGCTTTGATTTTAAAATTTAATTCTATGGGTCATCTTGATTCTATTATCAAGCCTAATCATCTTCATAGACAACTTCAACCAAGCCTAATCCCAACCTCAAATACAAATTGTCTTGTGATCTTTAGGAATCATCATGCCTATGATGACACAATGTTTTCTCAAATCTGTACTCATGGAGGTAAAAAATACCTCTCCCCACAAGAAACAAATATCAAAAACTATAATAATTCTGCTAATCTTATTAATTTCAATAAAGATATTTATTTGATTCATAATACTTTAGACAAAAATCCCAAACTCCAAAGAGGCACTTTAACACTTTCTAAAATGATTTCTGCTACAAATTTTGAAAAAATAATGGATTTAGACTATACTACCACTTCTAATGGCGAGGTAAGTTATCCCACTACTATTACAGATGGAGATAATATTGATATTGTCTATACTCATGACAGAAAAAATATTCGCCATATTCGTTTCAACCGATCCTATTTGAGGACAAAAAAATGA
- a CDS encoding DUF1643 domain-containing protein: protein MLCRSDKIGSNYEFFSIFSQDNRYRFVLERTWDTHKPKIALITLSPENANSDYWDSTLLVCKEFAMMLEDGKYGGLYLLNLYPYITSKTTDLIEYNGEMFEKNIAYIRHCVKNSEKVFCAWGDNVFRRAGKLKQHTQLASKLLMSIQDYQYKIYCFGVLKSSHPCHVIPKDGGNLLWRFLQDLKNGSSLKKYLYKGLKDFS from the coding sequence GTGCTGTGCAGATCGGACAAAATTGGTTCAAATTATGAGTTTTTTTCTATTTTTTCACAAGATAATCGCTATCGCTTTGTATTGGAGAGAACTTGGGATACTCACAAACCTAAGATTGCTTTGATCACATTGAGTCCTGAAAATGCTAATTCTGATTATTGGGATAGCACATTGTTGGTGTGCAAAGAATTTGCCATGATGCTTGAAGATGGTAAATATGGTGGTTTGTATTTATTGAATCTTTATCCTTATATCACTTCCAAAACTACAGATTTGATTGAATATAATGGGGAGATGTTTGAAAAAAATATTGCTTATATCAGGCATTGCGTTAAAAATAGTGAGAAAGTTTTTTGCGCTTGGGGGGATAATGTTTTTAGAAGAGCAGGTAAATTAAAGCAACACACACAATTAGCTTCAAAACTTTTGATGAGTATACAAGATTATCAATACAAAATCTATTGTTTTGGTGTTTTAAAAAGTTCTCATCCTTGTCATGTCATTCCGAAAGATGGGGGTAATTTACTTTGGCGATTTTTACAAGATTTAAAAAATGGATCTTCATTAAAAAAATATCTCTACAAAGGTTTAAAAGATTTTTCATAA
- the mnmH gene encoding tRNA 2-selenouridine(34) synthase MnmH, whose protein sequence is MMINKERDKKFDYIIDVRTPQEYEYSHIPHAINLAVFDNQEYAQIGTLYKDSPLKAKILGASIACKNIAKMLENIPEDKSLHAILNHKNKLLIYCARGGKRSQSMQIIFQHIGFHTQKLENGYKGYRNEVLSYFSSPLKHSFIALCGPTGCGKSEIIQSLNPCSIDLESLAKHYGSSFGGMATFKIGKQPTQKMFENMLFEELRQKINQPILFIEAESQKLGSITIPKTLMNAYHNQANILIEADITSRIERILKLYKNIPESEFLWAMGKIKPYLTKNLFDEILILWNHQDLYKIAEILIVKYYDKVYKKTKYFHKIYNKNLQDTLGEILEIKKNYEKSFKPL, encoded by the coding sequence ATGATGATAAATAAAGAGAGAGATAAAAAATTCGATTATATCATTGATGTTAGAACGCCCCAAGAATATGAATACTCTCATATTCCTCATGCTATTAATTTGGCTGTTTTTGACAATCAAGAGTATGCTCAAATTGGGACTTTATACAAAGATTCTCCCTTAAAGGCTAAAATTTTAGGAGCAAGCATTGCTTGTAAAAATATTGCAAAAATGCTAGAAAACATTCCTGAGGATAAATCCCTCCACGCAATACTCAATCATAAAAATAAACTTCTTATTTATTGTGCAAGAGGAGGCAAAAGAAGCCAATCCATGCAAATCATTTTTCAACATATAGGTTTCCATACTCAAAAATTAGAAAATGGTTATAAAGGTTATCGCAATGAAGTGCTAAGCTATTTCTCTTCACCCTTAAAACATTCTTTTATCGCTCTTTGTGGTCCTACAGGTTGTGGAAAAAGTGAAATTATTCAGTCCTTAAATCCATGCAGTATTGACTTAGAATCTTTAGCCAAACATTATGGATCAAGCTTTGGAGGAATGGCAACTTTCAAAATCGGGAAACAACCCACACAAAAGATGTTTGAAAATATGCTCTTTGAAGAATTACGTCAAAAAATCAATCAACCCATTTTGTTTATTGAAGCAGAATCACAAAAACTTGGCTCTATTACCATACCCAAAACTCTAATGAATGCCTATCACAATCAAGCAAATATTCTCATTGAAGCCGATATCACCTCACGCATTGAAAGGATTTTGAAGCTCTATAAAAATATCCCTGAAAGTGAATTTCTATGGGCTATGGGAAAAATTAAGCCCTATCTTACAAAAAATCTTTTTGATGAAATTCTTATTTTGTGGAATCATCAAGATTTATACAAAATCGCTGAAATCCTTATTGTCAAATATTATGACAAGGTCTATAAAAAAACAAAATATTTTCATAAAATTTATAACAAAAACCTTCAAGACACGCTTGGGGAAATCTTAGAAATTAAAAAAAATTATGAAAAATCTTTTAAACCTTTGTAG
- a CDS encoding alkaline phosphatase family protein: MKVIRTLLDSIGFIFLLIILFICIRIAFILYIGIAHHAMGENVGFQEILQVLIDGSKYDNRAVAGIGIIYFLLGFVLILSRFQKHILSFYARFIFVICIFLGIANMVFYSIYNDSFNGNLLGIIFDDQKAIFKTGLSGDYYITLKIIFLILASLFCFYLYSKMITFFDWLIAKKAIFGYTKTANLCLFIIFAGLITTLINSHFGFKGISLDQHIQPAQDSFLRKITPGAFRDIYLVYRDYKKIANSHFSDFYQKSPLQSAKEFFNLPEDTKPPLNLYQLLSHTSTNTSHTQIKHIFYIVSESLSEYSFDPLFDSIDLSSGLKSLIDNQHGFKMQNFLQNAPMTIKSLDVQITGLFQTDIPLNTMLGHLPLFPTAIGGILKQLDYDTRFYYGGSGVWQKLDRYTAQEGFNQILYNTNILNYAKNKPYPKPYENLWGVYDNILFDYIKQNTLEATKPTFNMIMTTSYHPPYDVNLKYFNVPLDKIQKFLDTHFPNSSVNANILGHMWWYDKQVTRFVQEVSKACPQSLFIITGDHFDRMYPSAHRDNRITNSIPLILYSPVLTPKQLANIGSHIDIAPTIVELVSPKGFKYAGFGKPLFSNNHALKFDNNRYALGYFAVATHRFIATPQEGIEYINDSKPQEHDDQEVKKLYDKLNQARALSWWLFMKGNIIYDDK, translated from the coding sequence ATGAAAGTAATTCGCACACTGCTTGACTCTATAGGCTTCATATTTCTTTTAATTATTTTATTTATATGTATCCGTATAGCCTTTATTCTTTATATAGGTATCGCTCATCATGCAATGGGAGAAAATGTGGGCTTTCAAGAAATTTTGCAAGTCCTTATTGATGGATCAAAATATGATAATCGAGCCGTTGCCGGAATAGGCATTATTTATTTTTTGCTGGGATTTGTCTTGATTTTGAGTCGTTTTCAAAAACATATCCTTTCTTTTTATGCAAGGTTCATATTTGTCATTTGTATTTTTCTAGGCATTGCTAATATGGTCTTCTATAGCATCTATAACGATAGTTTTAACGGTAATTTATTAGGTATTATATTTGATGATCAAAAAGCCATCTTCAAGACGGGCTTAAGTGGGGATTATTACATCACATTAAAAATTATATTTTTAATCTTGGCTAGCCTATTTTGCTTTTATTTATATTCAAAAATGATTACTTTTTTTGATTGGCTAATTGCAAAAAAAGCTATTTTTGGCTACACGAAAACAGCTAACCTTTGCTTATTTATCATTTTTGCAGGACTTATTACTACTCTTATAAATTCACATTTTGGCTTCAAAGGTATTTCATTAGATCAACACATACAACCTGCACAAGATTCTTTTTTAAGAAAAATTACCCCAGGAGCTTTTAGAGATATTTATCTTGTTTATCGAGATTATAAAAAAATTGCAAACTCTCATTTTAGTGATTTTTATCAAAAATCCCCTCTACAAAGCGCTAAAGAATTTTTTAATCTCCCTGAAGACACTAAACCCCCCTTAAATTTGTATCAATTACTCAGCCATACAAGTACAAACACATCCCATACTCAAATCAAACATATTTTTTATATTGTCTCAGAGAGTTTAAGCGAATACTCTTTTGATCCCTTATTTGATAGTATTGACTTGAGTTCAGGGCTAAAATCTTTGATAGATAACCAACATGGTTTCAAAATGCAAAATTTTTTACAAAATGCTCCTATGACTATTAAAAGTCTTGATGTCCAGATTACAGGGCTTTTTCAAACAGATATCCCACTCAATACCATGCTTGGACATTTACCTCTCTTCCCTACGGCTATTGGAGGTATTTTGAAACAACTAGACTATGATACAAGATTTTATTATGGGGGATCAGGAGTTTGGCAAAAACTTGATAGATATACTGCCCAAGAAGGATTCAATCAAATTCTATACAATACTAATATTTTAAATTATGCCAAAAACAAACCTTATCCAAAACCTTATGAGAATCTATGGGGAGTTTATGATAATATTTTATTTGATTACATAAAACAAAATACTCTAGAAGCTACCAAACCCACATTTAATATGATTATGACTACTTCTTATCACCCTCCTTATGATGTCAATTTGAAATATTTCAATGTCCCCTTAGATAAAATCCAAAAATTTCTAGACACACATTTTCCTAACAGCAGCGTCAATGCAAATATATTAGGGCACATGTGGTGGTATGATAAACAAGTTACCCGTTTTGTCCAAGAAGTCTCAAAAGCATGCCCACAATCACTATTCATCATCACAGGGGATCATTTTGATAGAATGTATCCCTCTGCCCACAGAGACAATAGAATTACCAATTCCATTCCCCTAATCCTTTATTCTCCTGTACTTACCCCCAAACAATTAGCCAATATTGGCTCTCATATTGATATTGCCCCCACTATTGTAGAACTCGTATCTCCAAAGGGTTTCAAATATGCCGGTTTTGGAAAACCTCTTTTTAGCAATAATCATGCCCTAAAGTTTGACAACAATAGATATGCCTTAGGGTATTTTGCTGTCGCAACCCATCGTTTTATTGCCACTCCCCAAGAAGGTATTGAGTATATCAATGATTCCAAACCCCAAGAACATGACGACCAAGAAGTCAAAAAACTTTATGATAAACTCAACCAAGCAAGGGCTTTGAGTTGGTGGTTATTCATGAAAGGCAATATCATTTATGATGATAAATAA